A portion of the Paenibacillus marchantiae genome contains these proteins:
- a CDS encoding protein arginine kinase, which yields MPNLRFTEKALSDWMRSDAADSEIVISSRVRIARNLQHYPFPMLASNEQSEEVLNKLSEVLQYDDVHAFGDFHTLDLIDIDDLDKRVLVEKHLISPSLANESRNGAVILSEDESVSIMINEEDHLRIQCLYPGFQVKEAWEKASAIDDAFEAHVDYAFDDRRGYLTSCPTNVGTGVRASVMMHLPALVMTQQIGRILTAVSQVGLTVRGIYGEGSEAMGNLFQISNQITLGQTEQEVIDNLHSVVLQMIGHERTARERLITDSRLRITDRVMRSYGILSHAAIVDSKEAAQRLSDVRLGVDLGLLDGLSITVMNELNVMTQPGFLQKTFGEDMRTDERDIYRAQLIRDTISAANQS from the coding sequence ATGCCTAATCTGCGTTTTACAGAGAAGGCGCTCAGCGACTGGATGCGTAGTGATGCGGCTGATTCCGAAATCGTCATTAGCAGCCGAGTCCGGATCGCACGCAACCTGCAGCATTATCCGTTTCCGATGCTGGCTTCCAATGAGCAATCGGAAGAAGTGCTGAATAAGCTGAGCGAAGTACTTCAATACGATGACGTTCATGCTTTTGGAGATTTTCATACCCTGGATCTGATTGATATCGATGACCTTGACAAACGGGTGCTGGTGGAGAAGCATTTGATCAGTCCCAGTCTTGCGAACGAATCCAGAAATGGTGCTGTTATTCTCAGTGAGGATGAATCTGTCAGTATTATGATTAATGAAGAGGATCATCTTCGTATCCAGTGCCTCTATCCGGGGTTCCAGGTGAAAGAAGCCTGGGAGAAAGCTTCCGCCATAGATGATGCTTTTGAAGCGCATGTGGATTATGCTTTTGATGACCGCAGAGGATATTTAACCAGCTGTCCTACGAATGTAGGTACAGGTGTAAGAGCATCTGTCATGATGCATCTGCCCGCTCTGGTGATGACACAGCAGATTGGCCGGATTCTAACCGCAGTATCCCAAGTCGGACTGACTGTACGGGGAATTTACGGTGAAGGCAGTGAGGCGATGGGTAACCTGTTCCAGATCTCGAACCAGATCACACTGGGGCAGACGGAACAAGAAGTCATCGATAACCTGCATAGTGTTGTGTTACAGATGATTGGGCATGAGCGTACCGCCAGAGAACGGTTAATTACCGACTCCAGATTGCGGATTACCGACAGGGTTATGCGTTCTTACGGCATTTTGTCCCATGCAGCCATCGTTGATTCGAAGGAAGCTGCACAGCGTCTGTCTGATGTTCGACTTGGTGTAGATCTCGGATTGTTGGACGGCTTGTCCATTACCGTGATGAACGAGTTGAATGTGATGACGCAGCCGGGCTTTTTGCAGAAAACATTTGGGGAAGACATGCGGACAGATGAGCGTGACATATATCGGGCTCAGTTGATCCGTGATACGATCAGTGCAGCCAATCAATCCTAG
- a CDS encoding UvrB/UvrC motif-containing protein, which produces MLCQECNNRPATLHFTKIVNGEKTEFHICESCAREKGEMIPGTSNGFSIHNLLSGLLDFEPSGKNGSAGATPAQSLRCEECGMTYSQFSKIGRFGCSSCYKYFDSRLDPLFKRVHGSTSHVGKVPARAGGRIKVKRQIADLKRDLQESITQEEFEEAAQIRDQIRELEKEIAQE; this is translated from the coding sequence GTGCTGTGCCAAGAATGCAACAACCGTCCGGCAACACTCCATTTCACGAAGATCGTGAACGGAGAGAAGACGGAATTCCATATTTGTGAGTCATGTGCTCGTGAAAAAGGGGAAATGATTCCCGGAACATCCAACGGATTTTCCATTCATAACTTATTGTCCGGGTTGCTTGATTTTGAACCCTCAGGCAAGAATGGCAGTGCGGGAGCAACACCTGCGCAATCCCTTCGTTGTGAAGAATGCGGCATGACCTATTCACAGTTTAGCAAAATCGGCCGCTTTGGCTGTAGTTCTTGTTATAAATATTTTGACAGTCGTTTGGACCCACTATTTAAACGGGTTCACGGTAGCACTTCCCACGTGGGTAAAGTGCCTGCACGGGCTGGTGGTCGCATCAAGGTCAAAAGACAGATTGCTGATCTGAAACGGGATCTTCAGGAGAGCATAACGCAAGAGGAGTTTGAAGAAGCCGCTCAAATTCGTGATCAGATCAGGGAACTTGAAAAAGAAATAGCTCAGGAGTAA
- a CDS encoding CtsR family transcriptional regulator, translated as MRNISDIIEQYLKSILHESPEGLVEIQRNDLADQFSCVPSQINYVISTRFTLEKGYLVESKRGGGGYVRIQRIELPAHSALHNHLHHSIGDEIGQTAAEGLIYQLEEARFLSKREAGLMRAAVSREIILVKLPYRDQIRARMLKAMLISLLGK; from the coding sequence ATGCGTAATATCTCTGATATTATCGAACAATATCTGAAGAGTATTTTGCATGAAAGTCCCGAAGGATTGGTCGAAATTCAACGTAATGATCTGGCTGATCAATTTTCATGTGTGCCTTCCCAGATCAATTATGTCATCAGCACCCGATTTACACTCGAAAAAGGTTACCTTGTAGAGAGTAAACGTGGCGGCGGCGGTTATGTTCGCATACAGCGGATTGAATTGCCGGCTCACTCGGCTCTGCATAACCATTTGCACCATAGTATTGGAGATGAGATCGGGCAGACAGCTGCCGAAGGTCTGATCTACCAACTGGAAGAAGCACGTTTCTTAAGCAAAAGGGAAGCCGGGTTGATGCGGGCAGCTGTATCGAGAGAGATTATATTGGTCAAACTTCCTTACCGGGATCAAATTCGTGCCAGAATGTTAAAGGCGATGTTAATATCTTTGCTCGGTAAATGA
- a CDS encoding GNAT family N-acetyltransferase has product MEIQKLTVDDFEPAMALSEYAFQVVMSEEQTEKRRSQFDSQDIWGVFEEGQLGAKLHIIPFQTYIHGRSFEMGGIAGVATWPEYRRKGWVAGLLKHALEEMNRNKQSISFLHPFSFAFYRRYGWETYVEFKRYKVPTAHLPAKKATPGTIRRGDPGLSILKEVYSAYAERYNGTLIRDDARWENSVLSNGASQKAVYYDEAGKAKGYVLYEVKERKFTIKEIIYLNEETRQGLWTFIANHDSMIEEVTLQAPASDMLAFQLDNPRIQQEIVPFFMARIVSVEQFISQYPFASPDSPVQINLQVEDAHAPWNEGVWQLNVAMNGTASIWKTSESAAKDQTVKVDIQALTAMLMGYRRPAEMAQIGRIEGPNGAIKALEQAIPERETYLLDFF; this is encoded by the coding sequence ATGGAAATTCAGAAATTAACCGTAGATGATTTTGAGCCAGCTATGGCACTCTCCGAGTATGCTTTTCAAGTGGTAATGAGTGAAGAGCAAACGGAGAAGAGACGGAGTCAATTTGATTCACAGGATATATGGGGTGTATTTGAGGAAGGACAATTGGGTGCCAAACTTCATATTATTCCTTTTCAAACCTATATTCATGGGAGATCGTTCGAGATGGGCGGTATTGCGGGAGTAGCGACATGGCCAGAATATAGACGTAAAGGCTGGGTAGCTGGGCTGTTGAAGCATGCGCTGGAGGAAATGAACCGTAACAAACAAAGTATATCGTTTTTGCATCCGTTTTCTTTTGCATTTTATCGGAGATATGGATGGGAGACGTATGTTGAGTTTAAACGATATAAAGTGCCTACAGCTCATCTGCCTGCGAAAAAGGCAACCCCTGGAACAATTCGCCGTGGCGATCCGGGACTCAGTATATTAAAGGAAGTATACAGTGCGTACGCTGAACGCTATAACGGAACCTTGATTCGGGATGATGCGAGATGGGAGAATTCAGTTCTATCTAATGGCGCCAGCCAGAAGGCTGTATATTATGATGAAGCTGGTAAAGCAAAAGGCTATGTTTTATATGAGGTTAAGGAAAGAAAGTTTACCATTAAAGAGATCATTTATCTGAATGAAGAGACAAGACAAGGTTTGTGGACCTTTATTGCCAACCATGATTCCATGATTGAGGAAGTCACTTTACAGGCACCAGCCAGTGATATGCTTGCTTTTCAATTAGATAATCCGCGGATTCAGCAGGAAATTGTACCTTTCTTCATGGCACGTATTGTGAGTGTAGAACAATTTATTTCACAGTATCCTTTTGCGAGCCCAGACTCACCAGTACAGATTAATCTCCAGGTAGAGGATGCCCATGCACCATGGAATGAAGGGGTATGGCAGTTGAATGTGGCGATGAATGGTACAGCTTCGATATGGAAAACATCTGAGTCGGCAGCTAAAGATCAGACTGTTAAAGTAGACATACAGGCGCTCACCGCAATGCTGATGGGGTATCGTAGGCCCGCAGAGATGGCTCAAATAGGTAGAATTGAAGGACCGAATGGAGCGATTAAGGCTTTGGAGCAAGCGATTCCTGAACGGGAAACGTATTTACTTGATTTTTTCTGA